From a single Methanofollis sp. W23 genomic region:
- the hxlB gene encoding 6-phospho-3-hexuloisomerase → MAEECYSIIDLMLLMSEKVAETARSLDQEQAAGFVDHLLAARRVYVVGAGRSGLVARAFAMRLCHLGMEAYVVGETITPALGEGDTLVAFSGSGETTSVVDFSETVKELDGRICLITATPDSQLGRMADCVVDLGASTPPIRTSSGQYEVRQLTGEYRSVSPAFAPFGTLYETAALIFSDAALSALMELKHCSLEEVKGRLANIQ, encoded by the coding sequence ATGGCAGAGGAGTGCTACAGCATCATCGACCTGATGCTCCTGATGTCCGAGAAAGTGGCGGAGACGGCTCGCAGTCTGGACCAGGAGCAGGCGGCGGGTTTTGTCGACCACCTTCTTGCGGCACGCCGGGTTTACGTGGTCGGGGCGGGACGGTCCGGGCTTGTGGCGAGGGCGTTTGCGATGCGGCTCTGTCATCTGGGGATGGAGGCCTATGTAGTCGGGGAGACGATCACCCCGGCTCTTGGGGAGGGCGACACCCTTGTTGCCTTCTCAGGATCAGGCGAGACGACCTCGGTCGTCGACTTCAGCGAGACTGTGAAGGAACTCGACGGCCGGATCTGTCTTATCACGGCCACCCCTGATTCACAGCTCGGGCGCATGGCCGACTGTGTCGTGGACCTGGGTGCCTCGACCCCCCCGATCAGGACCTCGTCGGGACAGTATGAGGTCCGCCAGCTCACCGGGGAGTATCGGTCGGTCTCGCCGGCGTTTGCTCCGTTCGGGACGCTGTACGAAACTGCCGCCCTGATCTTCTCAGACGCCGCCCTCTCGGCCCTGATGGAGTTGAAGCATTGCAGTCTTGAAGAGGTAAAGGGGCGGCTTGCGAATATCCAGTGA
- a CDS encoding DUF3795 domain-containing protein: protein MVSPSDIMDQSTEVCGTICTECDYFSRCGGCGAVQGRPFWTASVGIEECPIYECCVGERHLDHCGECPELVCERFTRFRDPDVTDEEAAAALETMKTRLLRKKREEQGL from the coding sequence TTGGTCAGTCCAAGCGACATCATGGACCAGAGTACCGAGGTCTGCGGGACGATATGTACGGAGTGCGACTATTTCTCCAGATGCGGAGGATGTGGAGCGGTCCAGGGCAGGCCATTCTGGACGGCATCCGTCGGGATCGAGGAGTGTCCGATCTATGAGTGTTGTGTAGGCGAGCGGCACCTCGACCACTGCGGGGAGTGTCCCGAACTCGTGTGTGAGCGGTTCACCCGTTTCAGAGATCCTGATGTAACCGACGAAGAGGCGGCAGCCGCGCTTGAAACGATGAAGACACGGCTTCTCAGAAAAAAGAGGGAAGAGCAGGGTCTGTAG
- a CDS encoding pro-sigmaK processing inhibitor BofA family protein, whose translation MLGPIIGILLALLVALLLFYFVRKGIALVINAIAGIVILFLINLFNVMSLFGRPDIPIDIITVVISALGGIIGVIIVVILHLLGIPL comes from the coding sequence ATGCTCGGACCAATCATCGGGATCCTGCTCGCACTTCTCGTAGCATTGCTTCTGTTCTATTTTGTGAGAAAGGGGATCGCCCTCGTGATCAATGCCATCGCTGGCATCGTCATCCTCTTCCTGATCAACCTCTTCAATGTGATGAGCCTCTTTGGGCGGCCCGACATCCCGATCGACATTATTACTGTAGTCATCAGTGCCCTTGGCGGGATCATCGGCGTGATCATCGTAGTGATCCTCCACCTCCTCGGGATACCCCTGTGA
- a CDS encoding LEA type 2 family protein: protein MRLAPLIVILVSAVFIAGCTSEPPVGPPEVTVTDIAVSDLSLESMDLVVFLAVDNPNPIEITIGRVEMDVSYSKDRAEVLLGSGTAGAITVPASNQTEVTVPITMDNAAMLSAAAVLLLSGELEVKVEGIATVDAGVASFDVPFEKTEKVSVRD from the coding sequence ATGAGACTCGCACCACTCATAGTTATTCTCGTAAGTGCCGTTTTCATCGCAGGATGCACCTCAGAACCACCCGTTGGGCCACCTGAGGTCACCGTCACCGACATCGCCGTCAGTGACCTCAGCCTGGAGAGCATGGACCTGGTGGTCTTCCTTGCCGTGGACAACCCCAACCCCATTGAGATAACGATCGGCAGGGTTGAGATGGACGTGTCCTACTCAAAAGACAGAGCCGAGGTGCTGCTCGGGTCAGGAACTGCAGGGGCGATCACCGTGCCAGCCTCCAACCAGACCGAGGTTACGGTCCCGATCACCATGGACAATGCGGCCATGCTCTCTGCAGCCGCGGTCCTGCTCCTCTCCGGAGAACTCGAAGTGAAGGTAGAAGGCATAGCGACCGTCGATGCAGGCGTCGCCTCGTTCGACGTGCCTTTCGAGAAGACAGAGAAAGTATCGGTGCGGGACTGA
- a CDS encoding RimK/LysX family protein, with the protein MERDDDNETLRVLAFLGAEWKLAERFALPAEAFLPVFFSLRFGGAWSYAVEGLRAVSVVKKTTVYEDGGRGATIEEIYLLVDPEILNEEGAVARLEKCGEEPERLLVVRPSRVRLRVRRAVRVRVDPGRCEVSTEEVPGDDLTFEGSAAFTFAHEMEHLDARTISGKRLWEFRFV; encoded by the coding sequence ATGGAGAGGGATGACGACAACGAGACCCTCAGGGTGCTGGCCTTTCTCGGTGCTGAGTGGAAGCTTGCCGAACGGTTCGCTCTTCCAGCTGAAGCCTTCCTCCCGGTCTTTTTCTCGTTGCGTTTTGGTGGTGCCTGGAGTTACGCGGTCGAAGGGCTCAGGGCCGTCTCGGTCGTGAAAAAGACAACGGTGTATGAGGACGGAGGGCGAGGGGCGACCATCGAGGAGATCTATCTCCTCGTCGACCCGGAGATCCTCAACGAGGAGGGGGCGGTCGCCAGGCTGGAGAAGTGCGGAGAAGAACCAGAACGCCTCCTCGTCGTCCGCCCCTCCCGCGTGCGTCTCAGGGTGCGCCGGGCGGTACGGGTGCGGGTCGACCCGGGCAGGTGTGAGGTGTCGACCGAAGAGGTGCCAGGCGACGACCTCACCTTCGAGGGTTCGGCGGCGTTCACCTTTGCCCATGAGATGGAGCACCTCGACGCCCGCACCATCTCGGGGAAGAGGCTGTGGGAGTTTCGGTTTGTCTGA
- the cls gene encoding cardiolipin synthase: MEGPGTVCPGLLVLNALCALLIIFFEQKNPAAARAWIIVLVFIPALGFVLYLLLGQNLYKERLFILKKKKDDQVLRGILREQEAWMTTGDSPLNDRLGGFRPLASMLFRHTKAALCPGNEVEVYTGGAEKFSTLFEAIQAARDHIHLQYYIIRDDRLGRQTVSALAEKASEGCKVRVLYDAVGCRKLPKKFFKPLTDAGGEVTSFFPLRYLPFNLRVNYRNHRKITVVDGNVGFIGGFNPGTEYLGEDPHLGPWRDTHLKIAGKAVSFLQLRFFQDWNYAAGADLGFEGRYFPACDDPDDVLVQVVSSGPDSLGEEIKKGYLKLISSAHKSVYVQSPYFVPDESVLDALTVAALSGVDVRVMIPCKPDHPFVYWATYSYIGDLVAAGVRAYTYDAGFLHAKTIVVDGVAASVGSANWDIRSFRLNFEANAFIYDRRVAGRLKAAFEADLADCTEVTPARYVARSRRVKAKESVFRLFSGVL; encoded by the coding sequence ATGGAAGGACCGGGGACCGTCTGTCCCGGACTGCTCGTCCTCAACGCCCTCTGTGCCCTCCTGATCATTTTTTTCGAGCAGAAAAACCCGGCCGCCGCCCGTGCCTGGATCATCGTCCTGGTCTTCATCCCGGCGCTGGGGTTCGTCCTCTACCTCCTCCTCGGTCAGAACCTCTACAAAGAACGGCTCTTCATCCTCAAAAAAAAAAAGGACGACCAGGTGCTGAGGGGGATCCTCAGGGAGCAGGAGGCATGGATGACCACCGGCGACTCCCCGCTCAACGACCGTCTCGGGGGCTTCCGGCCCCTTGCTTCCATGCTGTTCCGCCACACCAAGGCGGCCCTCTGTCCGGGTAATGAGGTGGAGGTCTACACCGGCGGCGCCGAGAAGTTCTCGACCCTCTTCGAGGCAATCCAGGCGGCCCGCGACCATATCCATCTCCAGTATTATATCATCAGGGACGACCGGCTGGGCAGGCAGACGGTCTCGGCGCTCGCGGAGAAGGCATCAGAAGGATGCAAGGTGCGGGTGCTGTACGACGCTGTCGGGTGCCGGAAACTTCCAAAAAAGTTTTTCAAACCCCTGACCGATGCAGGCGGGGAAGTGACGAGTTTCTTCCCGTTGCGCTACCTCCCCTTCAACCTCAGGGTGAACTACCGCAACCACCGAAAGATCACCGTCGTCGACGGGAACGTCGGGTTCATCGGGGGGTTCAATCCCGGTACCGAGTACCTCGGCGAAGACCCGCACCTCGGTCCCTGGCGAGACACCCACCTCAAGATCGCCGGGAAGGCCGTCTCCTTCCTGCAACTCAGGTTCTTCCAGGACTGGAACTATGCCGCCGGCGCCGACCTCGGGTTTGAGGGCCGCTACTTCCCTGCCTGCGACGATCCAGACGACGTCCTTGTCCAGGTCGTCTCAAGCGGCCCAGACTCGCTCGGCGAAGAGATCAAGAAGGGCTACCTCAAGCTCATCTCCTCGGCACACAAGTCGGTCTATGTCCAGTCGCCGTACTTTGTACCTGACGAGAGCGTGCTTGACGCCCTCACGGTCGCCGCCCTCTCTGGCGTCGACGTGCGGGTGATGATCCCGTGCAAACCCGACCACCCCTTTGTCTACTGGGCGACATATTCGTACATCGGCGATCTCGTCGCCGCCGGGGTGCGGGCCTACACCTATGACGCCGGTTTTCTCCATGCCAAGACCATCGTCGTCGACGGGGTCGCGGCCTCGGTGGGGAGCGCCAACTGGGATATCAGGAGTTTTCGCCTGAACTTCGAGGCCAACGCCTTCATCTACGATCGAAGGGTGGCCGGGCGACTGAAAGCCGCCTTCGAGGCCGACCTCGCCGACTGTACCGAGGTGACGCCCGCCCGCTATGTGGCCAGGTCTCGGCGGGTGAAGGCCAAGGAGTCGGTCTTCCGCCTCTTCTCAGGGGTGCTTTAA
- a CDS encoding PHP-associated domain-containing protein: MTQISQMVTHARPDFAALREAGLMPVDMHTHTLHSDAPIRVRDALRKAEDRGFGLAITDHNGVGGVLEARRLGTRAMVVPGIEVSAWDGPHILIYFYDIHDLEDFYENHIRDALSKNPYLATRLMTEEVLERAAGYSCVVSAAHPYGYLLFNKGVQKCIDREYLNPAALSEFDAVEALCGGMGRGQNEKAAALARDRGLGVTGGTDGHLLSDLGNVVTCADAADVGGFLDAVARRETRIVGLEKNTLEKCTTAVGVLPQYLPYLGPSLAVHWHQNLPRLLRIPSRLKTGLKHP, translated from the coding sequence ATGACGCAGATCTCACAGATGGTCACCCATGCCCGCCCCGACTTCGCCGCCCTCAGGGAGGCAGGGCTGATGCCGGTGGACATGCACACCCACACCCTCCACTCTGACGCTCCCATCAGGGTCAGAGACGCCCTCCGCAAGGCCGAAGACCGGGGGTTCGGGCTTGCGATCACCGACCACAACGGCGTCGGCGGCGTCCTGGAGGCGCGGCGTCTCGGTACGCGTGCGATGGTCGTCCCCGGGATCGAGGTGAGTGCCTGGGACGGCCCGCATATCCTCATCTATTTTTACGATATCCATGACCTGGAAGATTTTTACGAGAACCATATCAGGGACGCACTGAGCAAGAACCCGTACCTTGCCACCCGCCTCATGACCGAAGAGGTTCTGGAGCGGGCCGCTGGCTACTCCTGCGTCGTCTCGGCCGCCCACCCATACGGCTACCTCCTCTTCAACAAGGGCGTGCAGAAGTGTATCGACCGCGAATATCTCAACCCTGCGGCCCTCTCCGAGTTCGACGCCGTCGAAGCCCTCTGCGGGGGGATGGGAAGAGGACAGAACGAGAAGGCCGCCGCCCTTGCGAGGGACAGGGGACTCGGGGTCACCGGCGGCACCGACGGCCACCTCCTCTCTGACCTCGGGAATGTGGTCACCTGCGCCGATGCCGCGGACGTGGGGGGGTTCCTCGACGCCGTCGCCAGGCGGGAGACGAGGATCGTCGGGCTCGAAAAGAACACCCTCGAAAAATGTACGACGGCCGTCGGGGTTCTCCCACAGTACCTCCCGTACCTCGGCCCCTCTCTCGCGGTCCACTGGCACCAGAACCTCCCCCGTCTCCTCCGCATCCCATCGCGGCTGAAGACAGGGTTAAAGCACCCCTGA
- a CDS encoding MATE family efflux transporter translates to MHATETKHPEQTGTTRGVSVLTGDPKKAIIKLSGPMIVAMFLLSVYNLVDAVWVAGLGKNALAAVGFVTPLFMVFIGLGNGLGAGVTSTISRRIGAHDKPGADSAAMHAMVLTILLSAVMTLPLILLAGPIVAALGAGETTDLAATYGSIVFSGTIFILFTNIAYAVLRAEGDTRRTMYAMAVSAVVNMILDPILIYWAGMGIAGAAWATVISVALVSLVLLYWFLVRRDTYVTLSWKGFSFDRGIFTDILKVGLPASMEFFLMSIIVIIINGLLVHVAGTDAVAVYTSGWRVVMFAIIPLIAIATSVVSVVGASYGARRFENLRTAHTFSVGLGVAIALAVSAITWVFAPVIALIFTYSPESALLAPAIVAFLQTMCFFYPFAPPGIMSGAVFQGTGRGMNSLVLSLLRNLVFTAVFAYLLALPLGLGEAGVWWGIVIGNVLGGIVGYGWARVFISRLLRTSERGGEAAT, encoded by the coding sequence ATGCACGCCACAGAAACAAAACACCCTGAACAGACCGGCACCACAAGAGGCGTCTCCGTCCTCACCGGCGATCCGAAGAAGGCGATCATCAAACTCTCAGGCCCGATGATCGTGGCGATGTTCCTCCTCTCGGTCTACAACCTCGTCGACGCCGTCTGGGTGGCAGGCCTCGGGAAAAACGCCCTTGCTGCCGTCGGGTTCGTGACCCCCCTCTTCATGGTCTTCATCGGCCTCGGGAACGGCCTCGGCGCCGGGGTCACCTCGACCATCTCCCGCCGGATCGGTGCACACGACAAGCCAGGCGCAGACAGTGCGGCCATGCACGCCATGGTCCTGACCATCCTCCTCTCGGCGGTCATGACCCTCCCGCTCATCCTCCTTGCCGGCCCGATCGTCGCCGCCCTGGGCGCCGGCGAGACCACTGACCTGGCGGCGACCTATGGGAGCATCGTCTTCTCTGGGACGATCTTCATCCTCTTCACCAACATCGCCTATGCCGTTCTCAGGGCCGAAGGGGACACCAGACGGACAATGTACGCCATGGCCGTCTCTGCAGTCGTCAACATGATCCTCGACCCCATCCTCATCTACTGGGCCGGGATGGGGATCGCCGGCGCCGCCTGGGCCACCGTCATCTCGGTCGCCCTCGTCTCCCTCGTCCTGCTCTACTGGTTCCTCGTCAGGAGGGACACCTATGTCACCCTCTCGTGGAAGGGCTTTTCCTTTGACCGGGGGATCTTCACCGACATCCTCAAGGTCGGGCTCCCGGCAAGCATGGAATTTTTCCTGATGTCGATCATCGTCATCATCATCAACGGCCTCCTCGTCCATGTCGCCGGCACCGACGCCGTCGCCGTCTACACCTCTGGGTGGCGGGTCGTGATGTTTGCGATCATCCCCCTCATCGCCATCGCGACCTCGGTCGTCTCGGTCGTCGGCGCCTCCTATGGGGCACGGCGGTTTGAAAATCTCAGGACCGCCCACACCTTCTCGGTCGGGCTCGGGGTGGCGATCGCCCTCGCGGTCAGCGCCATCACCTGGGTCTTCGCCCCGGTGATCGCCCTCATCTTCACCTACTCGCCTGAGAGCGCCCTCCTTGCCCCGGCGATCGTCGCCTTCCTCCAGACGATGTGCTTCTTCTACCCCTTCGCCCCGCCTGGCATCATGTCGGGGGCGGTCTTCCAGGGGACCGGGCGGGGGATGAACTCGCTCGTCCTCAGTCTGCTGCGCAACCTCGTCTTCACCGCCGTCTTCGCCTACCTCCTCGCCCTTCCCCTCGGGCTCGGCGAGGCAGGGGTCTGGTGGGGGATCGTCATCGGCAACGTCCTCGGCGGGATCGTCGGCTACGGATGGGCGCGGGTCTTCATCTCCCGCCTCCTCAGGACAAGTGAGAGAGGAGGGGAGGCGGCCACCTGA
- a CDS encoding MarR family transcriptional regulator encodes MHLSPETPPLGALVSVIHRTHDMIINERMRAFGLSSGQLFTLIHLAHQQGVTQETLARRFHVDKGTTARAVRRLEDTGHIIRTTDPDDRRAVRIFLTKKGEEIIPEIIRIDREWEKDVCAGLTDEEQRAVYTLLQTIARNSITITQENEDARHRNKTP; translated from the coding sequence ATGCACCTCTCCCCGGAAACGCCACCACTCGGGGCCCTCGTCTCGGTCATCCACCGAACCCACGACATGATCATCAACGAACGGATGAGAGCGTTCGGCCTCTCGTCAGGGCAACTCTTCACCCTCATCCACCTCGCCCACCAGCAGGGAGTCACCCAGGAAACCCTGGCCCGCCGCTTTCACGTCGACAAAGGCACCACCGCACGGGCGGTGCGGAGGCTGGAAGACACCGGGCACATCATCAGGACCACCGATCCAGACGACCGTCGGGCAGTCAGGATCTTCCTGACCAAAAAAGGGGAGGAGATCATCCCTGAGATCATCAGGATCGATCGAGAATGGGAGAAGGACGTCTGCGCCGGGCTCACCGACGAGGAGCAGCGCGCCGTCTACACCCTCCTTCAGACCATCGCCAGGAACAGTATCACCATTACCCAGGAAAACGAAGATGCACGCCACAGAAACAAAACACCCTGA
- a CDS encoding C1 family peptidase → MTEQNTYAMGWVHEYPDVRDYSPDHEAIAPLLERTRIDRSSQAKLPASVDLRKWCPPVEHQSNLGSCTAQAGVTLIEYFERRAFGKHIDASRLFLYKTTRNLLHWTGDTGAYLRTTMGAMVLFGVPPEEYWPYKIADFDKEPPAFCYAFGQSYQPIHYYKLDPPNYTKEQALQWIRAHLAAGFPSMFGFTVYDSIEQANDDGLIPYPCRKEKVLGGHAVVAVGYDDNRKIKNANCDAETTGALLIRNSWGARWGSGGYGWLPYEYVLKGLAVDWWTLIKSEYIDTGIF, encoded by the coding sequence ATGACCGAACAGAATACCTATGCCATGGGCTGGGTGCATGAGTACCCTGATGTCAGGGACTACTCTCCAGACCATGAAGCCATTGCACCGCTGCTTGAGAGGACCAGAATCGATCGGTCTTCCCAGGCGAAATTGCCCGCGTCTGTGGACCTTCGGAAGTGGTGCCCTCCGGTTGAGCACCAGAGCAATCTTGGGTCATGTACCGCTCAGGCAGGGGTGACTCTGATTGAGTACTTCGAAAGGAGGGCGTTTGGGAAACATATCGATGCATCGCGGCTGTTCCTCTATAAGACCACACGAAACCTCCTTCACTGGACTGGTGACACCGGGGCCTATCTGAGGACGACGATGGGGGCGATGGTGCTCTTCGGCGTGCCTCCGGAAGAGTACTGGCCCTATAAAATCGCAGATTTCGACAAGGAGCCTCCGGCGTTCTGCTATGCCTTCGGCCAGTCATACCAACCGATCCACTATTACAAACTTGATCCTCCGAACTATACCAAGGAGCAGGCCCTTCAATGGATCCGGGCGCATCTTGCTGCAGGCTTCCCATCGATGTTCGGGTTCACGGTCTACGACTCGATTGAGCAGGCGAATGACGACGGTCTGATTCCCTATCCGTGCAGGAAAGAAAAAGTCCTCGGCGGCCATGCGGTGGTGGCGGTGGGGTACGATGACAACCGGAAGATCAAGAACGCCAACTGCGACGCTGAAACAACCGGGGCACTGCTGATCCGGAACTCCTGGGGGGCGAGGTGGGGCTCGGGCGGCTATGGATGGTTGCCCTATGAGTATGTCCTCAAAGGACTGGCTGTGGACTGGTGGACCCTGATTAAAAGCGAATACATCGACACCGGGATCTTCTGA
- a CDS encoding transposase gives MSLYETNKILTQWKKERPDLNQVHSQVLQNVQMRVDLAFKAYFRRVKAGENPGHPRFKGRDLYDSFTYPQYGFKLDRGRLHLSKIGDVKIVLHRPVEGTIKTLTIRRSSTGKWYACFSVEYDPSPAPQKESVVGIDVGLESFATLSNGEKIENPRFFRTDEKALAKAQRRLSNAEKGTPEQKKARKIVVHIHERIANRRLNFAHQTSRKVVDRFGRIVFEDLNIIKMEKNHHLAKIIADVAWNMFISITGNKAEEAGSRVILVNPRNTSQQWSRCGMIVAKTLSDRVHSCPHCGLVMDRDQNAAINIMRLGLQSQG, from the coding sequence ATCTCTCTTTATGAGACGAACAAGATCCTGACGCAGTGGAAAAAGGAACGACCTGATCTGAATCAGGTTCATTCTCAGGTTCTCCAGAACGTTCAGATGCGCGTAGATCTTGCCTTCAAAGCATACTTCCGGCGGGTGAAGGCAGGGGAGAACCCCGGGCATCCACGGTTCAAAGGGAGGGATCTGTACGACAGCTTCACATATCCCCAGTATGGGTTCAAACTCGATAGGGGTCGTCTCCATCTCTCGAAGATTGGGGATGTGAAGATCGTTCTCCACCGTCCTGTCGAAGGGACGATCAAGACCCTCACGATCCGACGGTCTTCGACCGGGAAGTGGTATGCCTGCTTCTCGGTCGAGTATGATCCTTCCCCTGCACCGCAGAAGGAGTCAGTAGTCGGGATCGACGTGGGTCTGGAGTCCTTCGCCACCCTCTCGAACGGGGAGAAGATCGAGAACCCCCGGTTCTTCCGCACCGATGAGAAAGCCCTTGCGAAAGCACAGAGAAGACTTTCAAACGCAGAGAAGGGCACTCCCGAACAGAAGAAGGCTAGAAAGATCGTTGTACACATCCACGAACGGATCGCCAACAGACGGCTCAATTTTGCTCATCAGACCTCCCGGAAGGTGGTGGACCGGTTCGGCAGAATTGTATTCGAGGATCTGAATATCATAAAAATGGAGAAAAACCATCATCTGGCGAAAATCATTGCAGATGTTGCCTGGAATATGTTTATCTCGATCACAGGGAACAAAGCGGAAGAGGCTGGCTCACGCGTGATCCTGGTGAACCCCAGAAACACCTCTCAGCAATGGTCCAGATGTGGGATGATCGTCGCAAAGACGCTTTCTGATCGTGTTCACTCCTGCCCGCATTGCGGGTTGGTGATGGATCGCGACCAGAACGCGGCGATCAATATTATGAGATTGGGACTGCAATCTCAGGGGTAA
- a CDS encoding MarC family protein has protein sequence MDPSAFSAAFFAALFAIANPVGNVPFFIMYTTDVSSTRIRHAVALLLGGILVGTMLVCMVFGSGILGFFGISVPAFEIAGAIILLTIAFSMLSGTHTDRTHAHTTARGDASVWKRAEAVIPKVIVPLVIPIYVGAGTISALVLYGHQTLADDALLLPAVGVVLAVCLLITLCNLASDYILQFFGKQGLEIVVRIFGIVIAGIAVQMFFEGLGQMTVGFVNPDIK, from the coding sequence ATGGACCCGAGCGCCTTCTCAGCCGCGTTCTTCGCCGCCCTCTTCGCCATCGCCAACCCGGTCGGCAACGTCCCCTTCTTCATCATGTACACCACAGACGTCTCCTCGACCCGCATCAGGCACGCCGTCGCCCTCCTCCTCGGGGGGATCCTTGTCGGGACGATGCTGGTGTGCATGGTCTTTGGTTCAGGGATCCTCGGGTTCTTCGGGATCTCGGTCCCGGCCTTCGAGATCGCCGGGGCGATCATCCTGCTCACCATCGCCTTCTCCATGCTCTCGGGGACGCACACCGACCGCACCCATGCCCACACCACTGCCAGGGGCGACGCCTCAGTCTGGAAGCGTGCCGAGGCCGTGATCCCGAAGGTCATCGTCCCCCTCGTCATCCCGATCTATGTGGGCGCCGGCACGATCAGCGCCCTTGTCCTCTACGGCCACCAGACCCTGGCAGACGACGCCCTCCTCCTCCCGGCCGTCGGTGTCGTCCTGGCTGTCTGCCTGCTCATCACCCTCTGCAACCTTGCCTCAGACTATATCCTCCAGTTCTTCGGGAAACAGGGGCTCGAAATCGTGGTCAGGATCTTTGGGATCGTCATCGCCGGGATCGCAGTCCAGATGTTCTTCGAGGGACTCGGGCAGATGACGGTCGGGTTTGTCAACCCGGATATCAAGTAG
- a CDS encoding MATE family efflux transporter, which translates to MTELPITPDQDQEPAGHQNMITEGVAVLTGDPKRAIWKIGGPIMIAMLFQAVYNLADAVWVSGLGDDALAAVGFITPIFMIFIGLGSGLGAGVTSAVSRRIGAGDKVGADNAAMHGIAIILILSTVVTPALLLFIEPLVLALGAGETAGYAVEYGRIVFAGAVFILFADVLYAIFTAEGNTQKTMYACAGSAVLNIVLDPILIYGAGMGIAGAAWATIISMAAVCVLLLYWSLVKKETYVAIDRWHFSPERHTAIDILAVGIPASLEFVLMSIAGIVINCILVHAAGSDAVAVYTGGWRIVFFALIPFIAMSIAVVSVSGAAYGAKKYDRLRVAHSFAVQSGLLIGLGLSLLTWFLAPTIAWIFTYSAESAHLAGGITAFLMTMCFFYPFIAPGMMSGGVFEGTGKGLFALAVEVLRNLVFIALAVWVLGVVLGFGEVGVWWGIVAGNTLGGIVGYLWARVYISRLIRQGSPSPTPAHSP; encoded by the coding sequence ATGACAGAACTCCCCATCACCCCCGACCAGGACCAGGAACCGGCCGGCCACCAGAACATGATCACCGAAGGTGTCGCCGTTCTCACCGGCGACCCCAAACGTGCCATCTGGAAGATAGGCGGACCGATCATGATCGCCATGCTCTTCCAGGCAGTTTACAACCTTGCCGACGCCGTATGGGTCTCAGGACTCGGCGACGACGCCCTTGCCGCCGTCGGGTTCATCACCCCCATCTTCATGATCTTCATCGGGCTTGGGAGCGGTCTTGGGGCCGGCGTCACCTCGGCCGTCTCACGACGGATCGGGGCGGGAGATAAAGTTGGGGCAGACAATGCCGCGATGCACGGCATCGCCATCATCCTGATCCTCTCGACGGTCGTCACCCCCGCCCTCCTCCTCTTCATCGAACCCCTCGTCCTCGCCCTCGGTGCCGGGGAAACCGCGGGATATGCCGTCGAGTACGGCCGCATCGTCTTTGCCGGGGCCGTGTTCATCCTCTTTGCCGACGTGCTCTATGCCATCTTCACCGCCGAAGGGAACACGCAGAAGACGATGTACGCCTGCGCCGGGTCCGCAGTCCTCAACATCGTCCTCGACCCCATCCTCATCTATGGCGCCGGCATGGGCATCGCAGGGGCGGCCTGGGCGACGATCATCTCGATGGCCGCCGTCTGTGTCCTTCTCCTGTACTGGTCCCTCGTGAAAAAGGAGACCTATGTCGCCATCGACCGGTGGCACTTCTCCCCTGAGAGGCACACGGCCATCGACATCCTCGCGGTCGGGATCCCTGCAAGCCTTGAATTCGTGCTGATGTCGATCGCCGGGATCGTCATCAACTGCATTCTTGTCCATGCCGCAGGCTCCGACGCCGTCGCCGTCTATACCGGGGGATGGCGGATCGTCTTCTTCGCCCTGATCCCGTTCATCGCCATGTCCATCGCCGTCGTCTCGGTGTCGGGCGCAGCCTATGGCGCAAAGAAATACGACAGGCTCAGGGTCGCCCACTCGTTCGCGGTTCAATCAGGCCTCCTCATCGGGCTCGGTCTCTCCCTCCTCACCTGGTTCCTCGCCCCCACCATCGCCTGGATCTTCACCTACTCGGCAGAGAGCGCCCACCTGGCCGGCGGGATCACCGCCTTCCTCATGACCATGTGCTTCTTCTACCCCTTCATCGCACCAGGCATGATGTCGGGCGGAGTCTTCGAGGGGACCGGGAAGGGCCTCTTCGCCCTTGCAGTCGAGGTCCTCAGGAACCTCGTCTTCATCGCCCTTGCCGTCTGGGTGCTCGGCGTCGTCCTCGGGTTCGGAGAAGTAGGGGTCTGGTGGGGGATCGTCGCAGGGAACACCCTCGGCGGGATCGTCGGCTACCTCTGGGCGCGGGTCTATATCTCGCGACTCATCAGACAGGGGTCACCCTCCCCCACCCCCGCCCACAGCCCTTAA